In the Elizabethkingia bruuniana genome, ATAATAAATTTCTACAGCATCCAGCTTCCTTACAGCTTTTATCCAGATATATGGAAGGCTTTTATCTAGGCTAATCATACTCCAGTCACTTGTTTTATGGGTAACAACACTGCTGATGTTGTATTTGCCATCCACAAACTCAATACCAGTTTTTATATAATTTTCCTTATCAATGCGAAGCATTAGTCCGGCTTGATCAAATCTTTCTTTGTAATCTCCGGTAATTTTTACTTTTACTTCAAATTCACCACCATAAACTCCATAACAGAAGGGAGCATCGTCTACCGTAAATCCATAATGGGATATTCGCCAGTAATCGCTTTGCGGAGTTACAAACATCTGAAGGCTGTTGTTTTTAATCTCCCATTTCTCAGGTTCATTAAACCATTGAAGCTTTTCCAGTTTTTGGGCAGAAACCTGTTGTAGCGTTATGCTGCCAATCATAAACAATAATAGTTTTCGCATATTAATGTTGTTTTTAGCTTAATTGATTATTTTCGCAAAGCTATAATAGACCAACATAGGTAGCAATACTGATTAATAGCCATTTTATGGAAGATAATATAGGTACAACTTTAAATGAGCAACTGCTTCAGCAGAATTTTGGCAAGGAAAACAATCCGGAAGCTCAATTATTGGCAGGACAGAATATTGCAAAGGTATATGCACAAACAGAAAATGCAATTGCTGTACTAAGTGATCTGGTATCAGATAAAAGTTATATCTATTACGGAAATATGGCTGCCACATTAGGACTCACAAATGAAAAGTCTGAAATACCTTCTATATGGGAAAAAGATGTATTGGAGAGAATTCATCCGGATGATCTTACTGAAAAATACCGAATGGAGCTGTACTT is a window encoding:
- a CDS encoding DUF1349 domain-containing protein; the encoded protein is MRKLLLFMIGSITLQQVSAQKLEKLQWFNEPEKWEIKNNSLQMFVTPQSDYWRISHYGFTVDDAPFCYGVYGGEFEVKVKITGDYKERFDQAGLMLRIDKENYIKTGIEFVDGKYNISSVVTHKTSDWSMISLDKSLPYIWIKAVRKLDAVEIYYSFDDTNYQLMRNAYLQDNTPVMVGLMGASPDGKGFLAKFENFSVKHLPDQRRLKWLKENQE